Within the Chiloscyllium punctatum isolate Juve2018m chromosome 37, sChiPun1.3, whole genome shotgun sequence genome, the region CAGAAACTTGTTTTTAGAAGTTTAGAATTCCTTTTTACAGTCCTTATATTTTAAAGCAGTTCTTTTTCTCTTTGTCATTTTTGTTCAAACCAAAAACAAAATAAGATGTTTCGGCCTTTACAGTATTCCAGTCACCACAGATTCATTCAGCTGAACTGTTGAAAAGTGATGCACATCCAAAGTAAGTTGAGTGGTTTGGTTAAACATTACATAGATTCTTTTAATAACAAGCACTAAAGTAAGGTTAAGAAATTTGAGAGTTCTACTTCTTTCAGGTTCAGGGACAACAACATATTAAAGTCATGGAACGAATGGTGATTCCATCTAATATAAATGAGATAAATATCTTCTCAAATATGGTATCAACTGAAGTGCCCTCACCATTGAGCCAGATTTAGTCAGTGGCGAATAATGTAAAGGGAAAAAAAGTGATTGTGGATAGGGGTAACAAAGGAATTCATATGAATTAGACTAGAGATACATATTAAGTTCCCAATTGATAACTGGGCAAGTTTGTCAACAATGAATTTAAAGATGTTTGAAAATATGAACATAGTTGCAATAAACACAGGAGTATTTATTTACTGATAGAGTTTGTGAAAGAAATCATGCAGTAATGGATAAGACATTTCTTTTCAAACAGACTAACCAAGTTGTAAACCAACAATCCATATAAAGAATTTGCTGCAAATAGTTGACGTCTATCATTGATTACAATTTGTATTTGAGAGAAATTTTAAAACTATATCTTTAGTCATATGTATTTGTCGATGACTTGGGAATTATCTCCATTTTTACTGACCATTTGAATGCCCTATATGCAGGGTGATGGCATTTATTAAAGGTGAAGTTTCAAAAGAAAATTCAGCACACCCTACACCATCATATAAGGCCAACAGAATTGAATTTAAATCCAAGATACATGGTACTTTAGAAAAGAGACCAGCAGGAGTCAGAAGGTCTGGGTAAGATtaaaagtagtgatggaaaaacCATGCTttcacaacactgcactcaactgTAAATATGTATTCCTTCTGGTTAATTGGTGGATAGAATTGGCAGATAGAATTTGAACAAATAGTAGGAGGTGATGAGTCATCATGCACTTTGTATACACATACGTTAGACAATGTAGAAGAAAGAAATTATGGCAGAAATAGGGTTGACTGAATATAGACTCAGATACTAAAGAACACGATAAGGCTATTTATCCTAGATGACAACTACTGAAAGTTAGCACTTAAGTAACACATATGCCAGAAAGGGCCAGTGAAAGTAGGGGTGCCACCATTACTGGGAGAACACAGAAAGCCATTGACAAATGCAACAATTGGTTAAATTTGGAAGATGAGAGACAGAAGGAAATACTTTTGGATTGGTAAAATGAAGTAAAGATCTTACCAGAAAATGCAATACAGCTCCCAGGAGAAAATAATGGATTGGTAAGAGGATGTTGGATCACAGTGAAAGCCTTGTGGTAGGCAGAGGTCATAGTAGAGATAGGAGATGAGCAGTTTAACAAGAAACAGGACCATAGAACAGTCTGGGAATCCTATGAGAAATAGAATCCCTTATGATATAGATGTTTTAGTGGCCAACAACAAATTTAGCCGATAATATGACAAAAATACCAAACAAAAAGAattagaaagcaggaaggaattTGATGCGTACGGAAGCcccaatgggccgaatggtctaattCTCCTAAATCTAAGATGCTAAAAATGGACAGGCAATCTTATCACACAGATAGATATGTATAAAAAATAAAGTGCTAAAGCCATACTGGTGTTAATGGTTTCAAAGGGAGACTTGGTAATCTAAACACTAATGTTAATTTTCCCTACAACAGGAAAAGTCAGCCTGAAGATTTTCAGAACTCTTTTAGCAACATATTCATAGGAATGTAAATTGATTAATAGAAATGTTCTTTTTTTCCCAACGATAAATCTTTTTGAAGTCATCGAGAAGAGCTGGAAATATAAAAAAGAAATTGTGGAAATTAAATAAGTGTTTTAAGTGTGTTCTATTTCTCAGGTCCATTCCATTAAAATTAAACTATATTTAGTTAAAAGTAGACCTTGCAATGTTTTATCAATATCACAAGGAGAGACCAACAGGCATCCTCATGTTGCATATTGTTACATTTCTGTGGGGAGGTTCTGCAGAATTCGAGTATATGACAAGTTAAGAAAAGAAATATAAGATTTGTAGTTGGACATTGCGGTCCTCATTTATAAGATTAGTTGTCAAATAAAATGAATTGGGAGTAATCTTGGATCAACAATCTTACTTAGAACATTTCAATCATATATCGATACAATagaaacagattagattagaaaTTTAATTGTTCAGTAGACAGATCTTTTCACTCCAACTAGACCTATTATGAGTTATGAATTACTGGAACTGAAGACCATGTTATAATCTGCTTTGAGGAGGTTCTGAGAGCAAATAAAATATTTGTGAAATTAAGTTTAAGTGATGTGCACCCAggtttccagccttgggtgacctgGAATGTTTAAAATTTTTGTTTAGGGATGCTTCAGGTGCCAGTGTGGCAGGGTTTAGCATATTTTTATTGGGAGATGCACAAAAAAGTTTTGTGTGTTGGCTAAAAACACATCAGCTGCTGAAACACTAACACTAGTATAAGAAACATAATATATATATGAGTATGCTAATCTAATATTCTGAAGAAATAGCCGGAAGGGGTAATCTAGTATATTTTTGCTCACTGAATGGAATATGGCTATGGGACAGTTCATTTGGCAGTATGTGTTTCAGAGAAGGTTGGCTAATTGATCTTACTATTGTGAAGGAACAATTTGAAAgaagagagatttataaaataatattGCCAGTTGTCACTGTTTTATAAAGAAAAATACCTACAGTAAGAAATTATTAGAGGGTCTCAAAGAGGGTCTTATGCTATGACAAGGACATGGAATATTGCATTTTAAGTTTATGGATAACAATTTTTTGTTTAATTGCTTTGTAAGCATTGAAACATGTAGAACTTTTAAGAAAGAACAATGTGGTATTTTGGTGGATGGATGTATTATACTATTAAGCATAAATTTTaaacatttattttgatttattttgGAAAGATTGTTTTTACAAGTTTGATTTTAAGGGAATTTGCAATTGACTCGACAATCAGATGTGATAATAGATATTTTGATAAtcagcctatttttataaataacagccttctagacttaattatgctgttaaATCTTCCCCTGAGAAAATGACTGGAGCAAGCTCTGTGACATACTATAGGAAAACCCCAGAAAATTTTGGTTGAATGCAAATAGGATAGACATGTTTTGTAACATGTAATTTTTATTCACTTCACTGAACCATGGTAATACCAATTTCCTAAGAGCTGAAATGAGGAACATCAATCCAAGGGTTTATAATTGCAGGGAAGCAAAAGAATGTATTAAGATCACTGATTTGATACATAACACAACACAATAAATTAGTTCATAAAATTTAAAGCTGTATCCTCCAGGGTTCATTGCTTACAAAGAATCCACCAAATTATAGGTTTTATGGGAAAACTGAATTGTCAAGATTTTCCTCAGGTTATTTTAGGGTTGTTTTTGCATATAAACTCTAATAGTTAATATTTTTGTTTCCATTTTGTTACAGAATCTCTGAAAAAACATTCAAAGTATGCAGTctgaagaggaaaacaaaatgaaTAGCATGGTTTCAGAAATTGTGGTTGAGACCATTGCAAATGAAGGGGATCCAGCTCCTCAGCAACTCACCTCTAAGGCCCCCCAGATAGATGCACCAGATTTACAGAATAACCCAAAGATTGGAGCTTTTGTTTTACCTACACCAAATGTAACTCTCGATTGCAAACAAGAATTAGAAATGAAAAGGCAGAAAAATCTTATTGGACAACTAAAGGCTGCTGAATCACAGAATAAGATACACAGTATGCGTTTACGCTATCGAAAAATGAGAGCAAGTTAAATTTTCAATATTTCTTGTAATCATGAAATTGAGTAATTTTTAATATTATGTTCATAATATGAAggttaaaattgctgaagaaCAGCATTATTTTCAATTCATTGATGGAATTTTACAGCTAATTTCAGCAGAATGAAAACTGACAACTTTTAATTAATGAGAAATTTTCCCAGTAATACAAAACCACTGTCTGTTTTTGTATGTCTTGCCAGCTGTCTTTCATAGTGTAATTTCTCACTCCATTTCTTTTCATTATTCCTTATCGTTTCTAAAGTGGTCCAAGCTTCTCACCAACCATTATTTTTCTTTATATTTCATACTATCCTTCCTTACTTAGCCAAGGATGGTGCATTCTTACTTAAAGCTTTTCTTATATAATGGAATATATTTTTGT harbors:
- the LOC140463072 gene encoding protein LKAAEAR1-like codes for the protein MQSEEENKMNSMVSEIVVETIANEGDPAPQQLTSKAPQIDAPDLQNNPKIGAFVLPTPNVTLDCKQELEMKRQKNLIGQLKAAESQNKIHSMRLRYRKMRAAEINHLIISQPTARQAIRLEALLPPWQEKIHFKDTLDKLERKRVEEIINDEAGLTINRTV